The Paralichthys olivaceus isolate ysfri-2021 chromosome 9, ASM2471397v2, whole genome shotgun sequence genome contains a region encoding:
- the frmpd1b gene encoding FERM and PDZ domain-containing protein 1 isoform X2, translating into MEEKERCRSRSPARRASRVQQVVGTIIRRTRESLSRERLLGDGRSQRSNSLSNQNFLAKLTLQITRDPVLDSSTGHGFTLTTNAPLLVRDIATGSPADGILFPGDQVLQINDTVLDDLSTEQVENILRDLEDCINVTILRYMTNPKSSIMSAEKRARLRSNPVKVRFAEEVVVNGHTQGNSLLFLPNVLKVYLENGQTKAFKFDNTTSVKDIVMTLKDKLSIRAIEYFALVLEQQYSITKLLLLHEDELIQKVVQKKDSHDYRCLFRVCFIPKDPMDMLQDDPSTFEYFFLQSVGDVLQERFAVEMKCNTALRLAALHMHERLDSCGQTRTSIKSITKEFGLDSFISPTLLSNMREKDLRKAISYHLKKIQSLLEPRHKVISATQARVAYLTQLGELISYGGRSYTATMMLQDREVLVSLLVGAKYGMSQVINHKLNVISTLVEFSSISRVELLSESDKVSLLRISLHDMKPFALLMDSLAAKDLGCLLGGYCKLLVDPSVNVFRLGRPKVRVHRIPAEEGYVSRCCSDSDDSTDDDDPMDSQNYKRPDPASQDWEERRREEEEKRREEERKEREEYKGKQEVKIIVTTEGKENEGEEEGATGNALRKFSIMDEEMNLETTWYHTDPRVTSSFSSLSSGSLSAALEESSTAAKAPSRTDALRGQHTVEDLPSMDVHHPFLLEPKRHQGPLRPTNLNYRGNDNSCLCFAELSKADFLPSPPEATSDDDDDDDEEEEEQGVEELRRISKIPSSRDLRMIDSIPFERSPIRRKKKIPPKVPLRTSSIPGHKAGHAEQRLSKDEDSLFLTPSPNPKPALFVKDTVSESEDEFFDAQERFTPPVPDLSDAELADRQNANRLSGTWNRVPTASGKEPSSPLTNKAQSSKIKKEVEPPKRPTNQLTNQHPSPPKSSQKPEVKVKPPLAPKPQLPPKPQIIPPKSPQHGRSYAHCNGDASGRLSSELLEMEPDTMEFKSVTYGAGGLPLSSPLITAVRCSKQPLPITTLHTEEKTKWQENCLKQNKDLTHDNGAHVISKNKANIPDKKETAKVESQTNGTSLSSKKPPNLPPILLSNSGPKLAIPPPVPPKPTSPTNLHPLSLPASSPVSPTDPSKGIFKDSISPPNGILPWSSRNGTIQSGPRRVSLSHESLSPKNTDAPLTLTTSLTSTNSKDVGSLESREHGRSGSGSDLRTSSSSLGGRLPASALRGRIQSLPWYMTRSQEILGTLDYPSTSSINGDTSGFGSGLSVASGLSDLNKTPVKQKETVALKSGGKGNILEDGAEVVIATIKEAQDVASHMKRTNGTNGSHPNLTIKDHITHSGSVSSEQPQSRSHSAVGLGGVSSMQIGGDSPTSSLADSTPPEQHREACGCRTVYANCFSGDTEDGVSFDEELTVYEFSRRTRPKPTQQGPVPSPPTPSPNPNILSLLKDNPRPLSTFSTASSELSPLVSRPVSPTTSFGGPLRSLTNKNYGGLKGGFASLRQDIDQLLLVLESGALEQPQQTLSQDSKQDIKVGPDLNHNGTEDSTTTAAVSKCTGTSSFTMTEAERTLLQAEARRLASGCQRATRVGWAPDEALRSLSNSFSALVQLSLACLRTNPCSGCDICHNASLVHGDEDDDSQEAMEKLKEIVGLYREFVGAVETAGTGAGGKSVGLSGVGLGQGESDGVRLLAKRCTVLISSVFALTQLFRTRTLDSSETPGHVPLNF; encoded by the exons atggaggagaaggagcgaTGTAGGAGCAGGTCTCCGGCTCGGAGGGCCAGTCGGGTGCAGCAGGTGGTGGGAACAATAATACGACGCACCCGGGAGTCGCTTAGCAG AGAGCGGTTGCTAGGTGACGGAAGGTCGCAGCGCTCCAACAGTCTGTCCAATCAGAACTTTCTGGCCAAGCTGACGCTGCAGATCACAAGGGACCCGGTCCTGGACAGCAGCACTGGACATGGCTTCACCCTCACCACAAACGCTCCCCTGCTGGTCAGGGACATCGCCACAG ggaGTCCTGCAGATGGGATACTGTTCCCTGGGGACCAGGTGCTGCAGATTAATGATACAGTGCTGGATGATCTGAGCACAGAGCAGGTGGAAAACATCTTAAG GGACTTGGAGGATTGTATCAATGTTACTATCCTGCGGTACATGACG aaTCCCAAGTCATCAATCATGTCAGCAGAGAAGAGAGCTCGTCTGAGGAGTAATCCAGTTAAAGTGCGCTTtgcagaggaggtggtggtcaACGGGCACACTCAG GGAaactctcttctcttcctgccCAATGTCCTGAAAGTCTATTTAGAGAACGGACAGACCAAGGCCTTCAAGTTTGATAATACCACCAGTGTCAAG GACATTGTTATGACGCTGAAGGATAAACTGTCCATCCGGGCCATCGAGTACTTCGCCCTGGTGCTAGAGCAACAGTACAGCATcaccaaactgctgctgctgcacgaaGACGAGCTCATACAGAAG GTGGTGCAGAAAAAAGACTCCCATGATTACCGATGCTTATTCAGGGTGTGTTTCATCCCCAAAGACCCCATGGACATGCTGCAGGACGACCCCTCTACCTTTGAGTACTTCTTTTTACAG AGTGTCGGGGACGTGTTGCAGGAGCGTTTTGCAGTGGAGATGAAGTGTAACACTGCACTTCGCCTGGCAGCGCTGCACATGCACGAGAGACTGGACAGCTGTGGACAGACCAGGACCTCTATCAAGAGTATTAC GAAGGAGTTCGGCCTGGACAGCTTCATCTCTCCCACGCTGCTGAGCAACATGAGGGAGAAAGACCTGAGGAAAGCCATCAGCTACCACCTCAAAAAGATCCAGTCCCTGCTAGAGCCACGGCACAAG GTCATATCTGCTACTCAGGCTCGAGTGGCCTACCTCACTCAGCTGGGAGAGCTGATTTCATACGGAGGGCGATCATACACAGCTACGATGATG CTTCAGGACAGGGAGGTGCTGGTCAGCCTGCTGGTCGGAGCCAAGTACGGGATGAGTCAGGTCATCAACCACAAGCTCAACGTGATCTCCACGCTGGTCGAGTTCAGCAGCATCAGCCGAGTGGAGTTGCTGTCGGAGTCGGACAAAGTCAGCCTGCTGCGCATCTCGCTGCACGACATGAAG CCATTTGCCTTACTGATGGACTCTCTGGCAGCCAAAGACTTAGGGTGTCTGCTGGGAGGCTACTGCAAACTCCTGGTGGATCCCAGTGTCAATGTCTTCCGTCTGGGGCGCCCAAAAGTGAGGGTGCACCGGATTCCTGCTGAAGAAG GTTACGTGTCTCGCTGCTGTAGTGACTCGGATGACTCGACAGATGACGACGACCCGATGGATTCACAGAACTACAAACGTCCAGACCCTGCAAGTCAGGACTgggaagaaaggaggagggaggaggaagaaaagaggagagaagaagaaaggaaagagagagaggagtacaaaggtaaacaggaagtgaagataATAGTGACAACAGAAGGTAAAGAAAAtgagggtgaagaggaaggaGCAACGGGAAATGCACTGCGTAAATTTAGTATTATGGATGAGGAAATGAACCTGGAGACCACCTGGTACCACACTGACCCACGGGTCACCAGCAGTTTCTCCAGCTTGTCCAGCGGCTCCTTGAGCGCCGCACTAGAGGAGAGCAGCACCGCGGCTAAAGCCCCATCTCGCACAGATGCACTTCGTGGACAACACACAGTCGAGGACCTACCCAGCATGGACGTTCACCACCCCTTCCTCCTAGAGCCAAAACGCCACCAGGGCCCTCTGCGACCCACCAACCTCAATTATCGGGGCAATGACAACTCTTGCCTTTGCTTCGCTGAGCTCTCCAAGGCCGATTTCCTGCCTAGCCCGCCTGAGGCTACCAGcgacgatgacgatgatgacgatgaggaggaggaagagcagggagTGGAGGAACTCAGACGCATCTCCAAGATTCCTAGCTCGAGAGATTTGAGAATGATTGACAGTATACCCTTTGAAAGATCCCCTATTAGACGAAAGAAAAAGATACCGCCGAAAGTCCCACTAAGGACAAGTTCAATTCCCGGGCACAAAGCAGGACACGCTGAGCAGCGTCTCTCCAAGGACGAAGACAGTCTGTTCCTGACACCTTCACCGAACCCCAAACCAGCTCTTTTTGTCAAAGACACTGTCTCAGAATCTGAGGATGAGTTTTTTGATGCACAGGAGCGATTTACTCCCCCAGTTCCTGATCTATCAG ATGCTGAACTGGCCGACCGGCAAAATGCTAATCGGTTGAGTGGAACCTGGAATCGTGTTCCAACTGCTTCAGGGAAAGAGCCTTCTTCCCCCCTTACCAATAAAGCCCAATCCTCTAAAATAAAGAAGGAAGTGGAGCCACCTAAAAGGCCTACTAATCAGCTTACCAACCAACATCCCAGTCCACCAAAGTCATCACAGAAACCTGAAGTTAAAGTCAAACCACCTTTGGCACCTAAGCCCCAGCTGCCTCCTAAACCTCAGATCATTCCTCCCAAGTCCCCCCAGCATGGGAGATCATATGCCCACTGCAACGGGGATGCCTCTGGACGTCTGTCCTCTGAACTCCTGGAAATGGAGCCAGACACCATGGAATTCAAGTCTGTTACATATGGGGCAGGCGGACTGCCTCTGTCATCACCTTTAATCACAGCAGTGAGGTGCAGCAAGCAACCTCTACCAATCACGACATTACACACGGAGGAAAAGACAAAGTGGCAAGAAAACTGcttaaaacagaataaagatCTGACACATGATAATGGTGCTCATGTCATCtctaaaaacaaagcaaacattcCTGATAAAAAGGAAACGGCAAAAGTTGAGAGTCAAACCAATGGGACTTCCCTATCCTCAAAGAAACCACCAAACTTACCCCCTATCCTTCTCTCTAATTCAGGCCCAAAGCTAGCTATCCCCCCTCCTGTGCCCCCAAAACCCACGTCTCCCACTAATCTCCACCCTTTATCACTACCTGCTAGCTCTCCTGTCTCCCCAACTGATCCAAGCAAAGGGATCTTCAAGGATAGCATAAGTCCGCCAAATGGAATCCTGCCCTGGAGCAGCCGCAATGGCACCATCCAGTCAGGACCCCGGAGGGTCTCTCTGAGCCATGAGAGCCTTTCACCCAAAAATACAGATGCACCACTCACCCTCACCACGTCCCTCACCTCAACTAACTCTAAAGATGTTGGGAGCCTAGAAAGCAGAGAACATGGaagatctggatcaggatcagATCTGAGGACCAGCTCCTCTAGCCTAGGGGGCAGGCTGCCAGCATCTGCCCTGAGAGGGAGAATCCAGTCTCTGCCTTGGTACATGACCCGTTCCCAGGAGATCTTGGGAACTCTGGACTATCCCTCCACTAGCTCCATCAATGGAGACACATCTGGATTTGGCTCTGGTCTGTCTGTCGCCAGTGGTTTATCAGATTTAAACAAAACCCCTGTCAAGCAAAAAGAGACTGTGGCCTTGAAATCAGGAGGGAAAGGGAACATCTTAGAGGACGGAGCTGAGGTTGTCATCGCCACCATCAAAGAGGCCCAGGATGTGGCATCACATATGAAAAGGACCAATGGGACAAATGGCTCACACCCTAATCTGACTATTAAAGATCATATTACGCACAGTGGCAGTGTCTCATCAGAGCAGCCTCAGTCACGGTCCCACTCAGCTGTAGGTTTGGGAGGTGTGTCCAGCATGCAGATTGGGGGAGACTCACCAACCTCCTCGCTCGCAGACAGCACTCCACCGGAGCAGCACCGGGAGGCTTGTGGCTGCCGCACTGTTTACGCCAACTGTTTCAGTGGAGACACTGAGGATGGTGTTAGTTTTGATGAGGAGCTTACCGTTTACGAATTCTCCCGCCGCACTCGGCCCAAACCTACCCAGCAAGGACCTGTCCCTTCTCCTCCAACACCTTCTCCCAACCCAAACATTTTGTCTCTGCTGAAAGACAACCCACGCCCACTCTCTACTTTTTCCACTGCCTCCTCTGAACTCAGTCCCTTAGTGTCACGACCAGTTTCCCCCACAACCTCTTTTGGTGGTCCTCTTCGATCGCTCACCAACAAGAATTACGGTGGGCTGAAGGGGGGGTTTGCCTCCCTCCGTCAAGATATAGATCAACTTCTGCTGGTCCTAGAGAGCGGAGCACTTGAGCAACCACaacaaacattatctcaagactCAAAGCAGGATATAAAAGTAGGGCCTGACCTAAATCATAATGGGACTGAAGACAGCACTACCACGGCAGCAGTCTCAAAATGTACTGGGACAAGCTCTTTCACCATGACGGAGGCTGAAAGGACTCTCCTCCAGGCAGAAGCTCGACGACTGGCATCTGGGTGTCAGCGGGCCACGCGTGTCGGCTGGGCTCCTGATGAAGCCTTACGTTCATTATCCAACAGCTTCAGTGCTCTGGTACAGTTGTCTTTAGCCTGCCTGCGAACAAACCCCTGCTCTGGCTGTGACATTTGCCATAATGCGAGTCTGGTCCACGGCGATGAGGACGACGACAGTCAGGAGGCCATGGAAAAGCTAAAGGAGATAGTGGGTCTCTACAGGGAGTTTGTCGGGGCTGTTGAGACTGCAGGCACTGGGGCTGGGGGTAAGAGTGTAGGCCTCAGTGGGGTGGGACTGGGTCAGGGGGAGAGTGACGGGGTGAGGCTGCTGGCCAAACGCTGCACCGTGCTCATCTCCTCCGTATTTGCACTCACACAGCTCTTCAGGACACGCACACTAGACTCTTCGGAGACGCCTGGCCACGTACCTCTCAACTTTTGA
- the frmpd1b gene encoding FERM and PDZ domain-containing protein 1 isoform X1 — MEEKERCRSRSPARRASRVQQVVGTIIRRTRESLSRERLLGDGRSQRSNSLSNQNFLAKLTLQITRDPVLDSSTGHGFTLTTNAPLLVRDIATGSPADGILFPGDQVLQINDTVLDDLSTEQVENILRDLEDCINVTILRYMTNPKSSIMSAEKRARLRSNPVKVRFAEEVVVNGHTQGNSLLFLPNVLKVYLENGQTKAFKFDNTTSVKDIVMTLKDKLSIRAIEYFALVLEQQYSITKLLLLHEDELIQKVVQKKDSHDYRCLFRVCFIPKDPMDMLQDDPSTFEYFFLQSVGDVLQERFAVEMKCNTALRLAALHMHERLDSCGQTRTSIKSITKEFGLDSFISPTLLSNMREKDLRKAISYHLKKIQSLLEPRHKVISATQARVAYLTQLGELISYGGRSYTATMMLQDREVLVSLLVGAKYGMSQVINHKLNVISTLVEFSSISRVELLSESDKVSLLRISLHDMKPFALLMDSLAAKDLGCLLGGYCKLLVDPSVNVFRLGRPKVRVHRIPAEEGVCGKFAVVEGVCYESLSSYVSRCCSDSDDSTDDDDPMDSQNYKRPDPASQDWEERRREEEEKRREEERKEREEYKGKQEVKIIVTTEGKENEGEEEGATGNALRKFSIMDEEMNLETTWYHTDPRVTSSFSSLSSGSLSAALEESSTAAKAPSRTDALRGQHTVEDLPSMDVHHPFLLEPKRHQGPLRPTNLNYRGNDNSCLCFAELSKADFLPSPPEATSDDDDDDDEEEEEQGVEELRRISKIPSSRDLRMIDSIPFERSPIRRKKKIPPKVPLRTSSIPGHKAGHAEQRLSKDEDSLFLTPSPNPKPALFVKDTVSESEDEFFDAQERFTPPVPDLSDAELADRQNANRLSGTWNRVPTASGKEPSSPLTNKAQSSKIKKEVEPPKRPTNQLTNQHPSPPKSSQKPEVKVKPPLAPKPQLPPKPQIIPPKSPQHGRSYAHCNGDASGRLSSELLEMEPDTMEFKSVTYGAGGLPLSSPLITAVRCSKQPLPITTLHTEEKTKWQENCLKQNKDLTHDNGAHVISKNKANIPDKKETAKVESQTNGTSLSSKKPPNLPPILLSNSGPKLAIPPPVPPKPTSPTNLHPLSLPASSPVSPTDPSKGIFKDSISPPNGILPWSSRNGTIQSGPRRVSLSHESLSPKNTDAPLTLTTSLTSTNSKDVGSLESREHGRSGSGSDLRTSSSSLGGRLPASALRGRIQSLPWYMTRSQEILGTLDYPSTSSINGDTSGFGSGLSVASGLSDLNKTPVKQKETVALKSGGKGNILEDGAEVVIATIKEAQDVASHMKRTNGTNGSHPNLTIKDHITHSGSVSSEQPQSRSHSAVGLGGVSSMQIGGDSPTSSLADSTPPEQHREACGCRTVYANCFSGDTEDGVSFDEELTVYEFSRRTRPKPTQQGPVPSPPTPSPNPNILSLLKDNPRPLSTFSTASSELSPLVSRPVSPTTSFGGPLRSLTNKNYGGLKGGFASLRQDIDQLLLVLESGALEQPQQTLSQDSKQDIKVGPDLNHNGTEDSTTTAAVSKCTGTSSFTMTEAERTLLQAEARRLASGCQRATRVGWAPDEALRSLSNSFSALVQLSLACLRTNPCSGCDICHNASLVHGDEDDDSQEAMEKLKEIVGLYREFVGAVETAGTGAGGKSVGLSGVGLGQGESDGVRLLAKRCTVLISSVFALTQLFRTRTLDSSETPGHVPLNF, encoded by the exons atggaggagaaggagcgaTGTAGGAGCAGGTCTCCGGCTCGGAGGGCCAGTCGGGTGCAGCAGGTGGTGGGAACAATAATACGACGCACCCGGGAGTCGCTTAGCAG AGAGCGGTTGCTAGGTGACGGAAGGTCGCAGCGCTCCAACAGTCTGTCCAATCAGAACTTTCTGGCCAAGCTGACGCTGCAGATCACAAGGGACCCGGTCCTGGACAGCAGCACTGGACATGGCTTCACCCTCACCACAAACGCTCCCCTGCTGGTCAGGGACATCGCCACAG ggaGTCCTGCAGATGGGATACTGTTCCCTGGGGACCAGGTGCTGCAGATTAATGATACAGTGCTGGATGATCTGAGCACAGAGCAGGTGGAAAACATCTTAAG GGACTTGGAGGATTGTATCAATGTTACTATCCTGCGGTACATGACG aaTCCCAAGTCATCAATCATGTCAGCAGAGAAGAGAGCTCGTCTGAGGAGTAATCCAGTTAAAGTGCGCTTtgcagaggaggtggtggtcaACGGGCACACTCAG GGAaactctcttctcttcctgccCAATGTCCTGAAAGTCTATTTAGAGAACGGACAGACCAAGGCCTTCAAGTTTGATAATACCACCAGTGTCAAG GACATTGTTATGACGCTGAAGGATAAACTGTCCATCCGGGCCATCGAGTACTTCGCCCTGGTGCTAGAGCAACAGTACAGCATcaccaaactgctgctgctgcacgaaGACGAGCTCATACAGAAG GTGGTGCAGAAAAAAGACTCCCATGATTACCGATGCTTATTCAGGGTGTGTTTCATCCCCAAAGACCCCATGGACATGCTGCAGGACGACCCCTCTACCTTTGAGTACTTCTTTTTACAG AGTGTCGGGGACGTGTTGCAGGAGCGTTTTGCAGTGGAGATGAAGTGTAACACTGCACTTCGCCTGGCAGCGCTGCACATGCACGAGAGACTGGACAGCTGTGGACAGACCAGGACCTCTATCAAGAGTATTAC GAAGGAGTTCGGCCTGGACAGCTTCATCTCTCCCACGCTGCTGAGCAACATGAGGGAGAAAGACCTGAGGAAAGCCATCAGCTACCACCTCAAAAAGATCCAGTCCCTGCTAGAGCCACGGCACAAG GTCATATCTGCTACTCAGGCTCGAGTGGCCTACCTCACTCAGCTGGGAGAGCTGATTTCATACGGAGGGCGATCATACACAGCTACGATGATG CTTCAGGACAGGGAGGTGCTGGTCAGCCTGCTGGTCGGAGCCAAGTACGGGATGAGTCAGGTCATCAACCACAAGCTCAACGTGATCTCCACGCTGGTCGAGTTCAGCAGCATCAGCCGAGTGGAGTTGCTGTCGGAGTCGGACAAAGTCAGCCTGCTGCGCATCTCGCTGCACGACATGAAG CCATTTGCCTTACTGATGGACTCTCTGGCAGCCAAAGACTTAGGGTGTCTGCTGGGAGGCTACTGCAAACTCCTGGTGGATCCCAGTGTCAATGTCTTCCGTCTGGGGCGCCCAAAAGTGAGGGTGCACCGGATTCCTGCTGAAGAAGGTGTGTGTGGGAAGTTCGCCGTAGTAGAGGGCGTGTGCTATGAATCCCTATCAA GTTACGTGTCTCGCTGCTGTAGTGACTCGGATGACTCGACAGATGACGACGACCCGATGGATTCACAGAACTACAAACGTCCAGACCCTGCAAGTCAGGACTgggaagaaaggaggagggaggaggaagaaaagaggagagaagaagaaaggaaagagagagaggagtacaaaggtaaacaggaagtgaagataATAGTGACAACAGAAGGTAAAGAAAAtgagggtgaagaggaaggaGCAACGGGAAATGCACTGCGTAAATTTAGTATTATGGATGAGGAAATGAACCTGGAGACCACCTGGTACCACACTGACCCACGGGTCACCAGCAGTTTCTCCAGCTTGTCCAGCGGCTCCTTGAGCGCCGCACTAGAGGAGAGCAGCACCGCGGCTAAAGCCCCATCTCGCACAGATGCACTTCGTGGACAACACACAGTCGAGGACCTACCCAGCATGGACGTTCACCACCCCTTCCTCCTAGAGCCAAAACGCCACCAGGGCCCTCTGCGACCCACCAACCTCAATTATCGGGGCAATGACAACTCTTGCCTTTGCTTCGCTGAGCTCTCCAAGGCCGATTTCCTGCCTAGCCCGCCTGAGGCTACCAGcgacgatgacgatgatgacgatgaggaggaggaagagcagggagTGGAGGAACTCAGACGCATCTCCAAGATTCCTAGCTCGAGAGATTTGAGAATGATTGACAGTATACCCTTTGAAAGATCCCCTATTAGACGAAAGAAAAAGATACCGCCGAAAGTCCCACTAAGGACAAGTTCAATTCCCGGGCACAAAGCAGGACACGCTGAGCAGCGTCTCTCCAAGGACGAAGACAGTCTGTTCCTGACACCTTCACCGAACCCCAAACCAGCTCTTTTTGTCAAAGACACTGTCTCAGAATCTGAGGATGAGTTTTTTGATGCACAGGAGCGATTTACTCCCCCAGTTCCTGATCTATCAG ATGCTGAACTGGCCGACCGGCAAAATGCTAATCGGTTGAGTGGAACCTGGAATCGTGTTCCAACTGCTTCAGGGAAAGAGCCTTCTTCCCCCCTTACCAATAAAGCCCAATCCTCTAAAATAAAGAAGGAAGTGGAGCCACCTAAAAGGCCTACTAATCAGCTTACCAACCAACATCCCAGTCCACCAAAGTCATCACAGAAACCTGAAGTTAAAGTCAAACCACCTTTGGCACCTAAGCCCCAGCTGCCTCCTAAACCTCAGATCATTCCTCCCAAGTCCCCCCAGCATGGGAGATCATATGCCCACTGCAACGGGGATGCCTCTGGACGTCTGTCCTCTGAACTCCTGGAAATGGAGCCAGACACCATGGAATTCAAGTCTGTTACATATGGGGCAGGCGGACTGCCTCTGTCATCACCTTTAATCACAGCAGTGAGGTGCAGCAAGCAACCTCTACCAATCACGACATTACACACGGAGGAAAAGACAAAGTGGCAAGAAAACTGcttaaaacagaataaagatCTGACACATGATAATGGTGCTCATGTCATCtctaaaaacaaagcaaacattcCTGATAAAAAGGAAACGGCAAAAGTTGAGAGTCAAACCAATGGGACTTCCCTATCCTCAAAGAAACCACCAAACTTACCCCCTATCCTTCTCTCTAATTCAGGCCCAAAGCTAGCTATCCCCCCTCCTGTGCCCCCAAAACCCACGTCTCCCACTAATCTCCACCCTTTATCACTACCTGCTAGCTCTCCTGTCTCCCCAACTGATCCAAGCAAAGGGATCTTCAAGGATAGCATAAGTCCGCCAAATGGAATCCTGCCCTGGAGCAGCCGCAATGGCACCATCCAGTCAGGACCCCGGAGGGTCTCTCTGAGCCATGAGAGCCTTTCACCCAAAAATACAGATGCACCACTCACCCTCACCACGTCCCTCACCTCAACTAACTCTAAAGATGTTGGGAGCCTAGAAAGCAGAGAACATGGaagatctggatcaggatcagATCTGAGGACCAGCTCCTCTAGCCTAGGGGGCAGGCTGCCAGCATCTGCCCTGAGAGGGAGAATCCAGTCTCTGCCTTGGTACATGACCCGTTCCCAGGAGATCTTGGGAACTCTGGACTATCCCTCCACTAGCTCCATCAATGGAGACACATCTGGATTTGGCTCTGGTCTGTCTGTCGCCAGTGGTTTATCAGATTTAAACAAAACCCCTGTCAAGCAAAAAGAGACTGTGGCCTTGAAATCAGGAGGGAAAGGGAACATCTTAGAGGACGGAGCTGAGGTTGTCATCGCCACCATCAAAGAGGCCCAGGATGTGGCATCACATATGAAAAGGACCAATGGGACAAATGGCTCACACCCTAATCTGACTATTAAAGATCATATTACGCACAGTGGCAGTGTCTCATCAGAGCAGCCTCAGTCACGGTCCCACTCAGCTGTAGGTTTGGGAGGTGTGTCCAGCATGCAGATTGGGGGAGACTCACCAACCTCCTCGCTCGCAGACAGCACTCCACCGGAGCAGCACCGGGAGGCTTGTGGCTGCCGCACTGTTTACGCCAACTGTTTCAGTGGAGACACTGAGGATGGTGTTAGTTTTGATGAGGAGCTTACCGTTTACGAATTCTCCCGCCGCACTCGGCCCAAACCTACCCAGCAAGGACCTGTCCCTTCTCCTCCAACACCTTCTCCCAACCCAAACATTTTGTCTCTGCTGAAAGACAACCCACGCCCACTCTCTACTTTTTCCACTGCCTCCTCTGAACTCAGTCCCTTAGTGTCACGACCAGTTTCCCCCACAACCTCTTTTGGTGGTCCTCTTCGATCGCTCACCAACAAGAATTACGGTGGGCTGAAGGGGGGGTTTGCCTCCCTCCGTCAAGATATAGATCAACTTCTGCTGGTCCTAGAGAGCGGAGCACTTGAGCAACCACaacaaacattatctcaagactCAAAGCAGGATATAAAAGTAGGGCCTGACCTAAATCATAATGGGACTGAAGACAGCACTACCACGGCAGCAGTCTCAAAATGTACTGGGACAAGCTCTTTCACCATGACGGAGGCTGAAAGGACTCTCCTCCAGGCAGAAGCTCGACGACTGGCATCTGGGTGTCAGCGGGCCACGCGTGTCGGCTGGGCTCCTGATGAAGCCTTACGTTCATTATCCAACAGCTTCAGTGCTCTGGTACAGTTGTCTTTAGCCTGCCTGCGAACAAACCCCTGCTCTGGCTGTGACATTTGCCATAATGCGAGTCTGGTCCACGGCGATGAGGACGACGACAGTCAGGAGGCCATGGAAAAGCTAAAGGAGATAGTGGGTCTCTACAGGGAGTTTGTCGGGGCTGTTGAGACTGCAGGCACTGGGGCTGGGGGTAAGAGTGTAGGCCTCAGTGGGGTGGGACTGGGTCAGGGGGAGAGTGACGGGGTGAGGCTGCTGGCCAAACGCTGCACCGTGCTCATCTCCTCCGTATTTGCACTCACACAGCTCTTCAGGACACGCACACTAGACTCTTCGGAGACGCCTGGCCACGTACCTCTCAACTTTTGA